Proteins encoded in a region of the Plasmodium brasilianum strain Bolivian I chromosome Unknown PB_00_04, whole genome shotgun sequence genome:
- a CDS encoding uncharacterized protein (Plasmodium exported protein) translates to MVVDVESALGTITIYAVPIILNNIIGLITKRNLVNCASNVNLELVDRLYSASNSLTTSFSNNQSNFFIGLRMDDNILFYFLNDFIFSFLGFFSWLLSFLNVSDYS, encoded by the coding sequence ATGGTAGTAGATGTAGAATCAGCCTTAGGCACAATTACTATTTATGCAGTTCCAATAATActgaataatataattggATTAATTACCAAAAGAAACCTTGTAAATTGTGCTTCAAATGTCAATCTAGAATTAGTGGATCGTTTATATTCAGCATCAAATAGTTTAACTACctctttttcaaataatcaatctaatttttttattggttTAAGAATGGAtgataatatacttttttactttttaaatgattttatttttagctTTCTAGGTTTTTTTTCATGGTTATTATCGTTTTTAAATGTATCAGATTATtcttga